A DNA window from Bombus vancouverensis nearcticus chromosome 6, iyBomVanc1_principal, whole genome shotgun sequence contains the following coding sequences:
- the LOC117157590 gene encoding uncharacterized protein LOC117157590 isoform X24: MADNKEEISELVEKRAGAASEETNQRSSSAHNRHSLTKGRESTGSAKDVDRAKLVRERQNEERQRKLEELRQQALAAQRFREQREEERRRRIDELKSRDNDRRNQVGERKRAICEAERERREAILRKNQEREARIEAKKKNERSHIVFAFGSSTPRMLEPADTGGSTFWGTRRATSTTNVMMFSAAQPLTRRSSERELDGSKKRATSAGGLDRKPGEDMRMSSSMYEVFNWNSSPDPPLTPAKHKRASLSLPPTTDIFAIDDKSDSDTRRPMIQRAASGEESDGTPGTPSSVYLRVNRRRTDLMPTIPSPRDGPPSSGRSSSAKAFARSPGRTYSMSRLDQLAQPRKRPTELSTLTEQQSQPLSASSMSRSMSHLAASGGKSLKRSDNSRSMGTLPGAVPMPRPTRAERLRRKAREHQNQQQQGIRSGEVTPNSPSRPHSSMSQQSASSVGSSNVNLRPRTAAPRRPRPASIAGTGVSVTERHNLVSEPKSTKDSKPPLPKVHSTPKKSSTPKATEIKKPTEKLVKSAKASPRITPKVTPLQSPGAENAPLIRGSTGEIIKSEVKEDTKLDDKYEEKKDQGTEKTQQEISAAEQGNEEMKKSVVIEQSNSISKQTKDETNLNQENQSTVRSQETPKAAKKEAEAKSENNVEEQVDMSASMIAKIRITTEEEAKAAIAERRRLAREQAEREAELERQRQEEEARLEAERLRAEEEEQRRLEEETLRLANEAREAEEQRLRLAIEEAKRREEEDRRRREEEARQKQEKEEAERKAREEAERQRIEMAERLKREEEERLARRKRVEAIMLRTRGKNQNNTPTKGEGGDGDKLKEDSPNDENKTAPGSKVEDVMTASLISEATQQFISGEQRAHHTENNTTTDIVHNGTHSNGINESKIVLDNNQGNVEGELNGHHTNHGNGINSQSITLDNATVKQNNVTNNLLDLTEFDSLSNSSSGPILQLTSNLANEDTLNSNLNPAAIPFTPMANTYMPTAANANVNPFQDSFMNNKPQDNSQVPDLLS; encoded by the exons GACGGGAGTCGACGGGAAGTGCGAAAGACGTGGACAGGGCGAAGCTCGTCCGTGAGAGACAAAACGAAGAGCGGCAGCGGAAGTTGGAAGAGCTGAGACAGCAAGCTCTCGCCGCGCAACGTTTCCGGGAGCAACGGGAAGAGGAACGCCGAAGGCGCATCGACGAACTCAAATCGCGTGACAACGACAG acGAAACCAAGTCGGAGAGAGAAAGCGGGCGATATGCGAggcggaaagagaaagaagagaggcGATCCTCCGAAAGAATCAAGAGAGAGAAGCTCGTATAGAGGCGAAGAAGAAGAACGAGAGGTCGCACATCGTGTTTGCGTTCGGAAGTTCTACACCGAGGATGTTGGAGCCAGCTGATACCGGTGGCTCCACTTTCTGGGGAACGCGTCGCGCAACCTCTACCACCAATGTAATGATGTTCTCGGCTGCACAGCCGTTGACAAGGAGATCCTCAGAGAGAGAGCTCGATGGTAGCAAGAAGAGAGCCACGTCAGCTGGTGGACTTGACCGGAAACCCGGCGAAG ATATGAGAATGTCCTCGTCCATGTACGAGGTGTTCAATTGGAATTCTAGCCCTGATCCTCCCTTAACCCCCGCCAAACATAAGAGAGCCAGCCTCTCTCTGCCTCCTACAACTGACATCTTTGCCATCGATGATAAGTCTGATAGCGACACTAGGCGTCCGATGATTCAGCGGGCTGCCAGTG GTGAAGAAAGCGACGGAACACCGGGAACCCCTAGCTCGGTTTATCTGCGGGTGAACAGGAGGCGTACCGATCTGATGCCAACGATACCATCGCCGCGTGATGGACCGCCATCATCAGGGCGTAGTTCGAGCGCTAAGGCCTTCGCACGTTCGCCAGGTAGGACTTACTCCATGTCCAGGCTGGACCAACTGGCGCAGCCTAGGAAACGTCCGACAGAACTTAGCACACTGACGGAACAGCAAAGCCAGCCTCTGAGCGCTTCTAGCATGAGTCGCAGCATGTCACATTTAGCTGCGTCCGGAGGCAAGAGCCTCAAACGCTCAGATAACTCTCGTAGCATGGGTACATTGCCAGGCGCGGTTCCAATGCCGAGACCAACCAGAGCCGAGAGACTTCGTCGCAAAGCCCGCGAGCATCAGAACCAACAGCAGCAAG GCATCCGCAGCGGGGAGGTGACACCGAACAGCCCATCACGACCGCACAGCTCCATGAGTCAGCAAAGCGCCAGCAGTGTGGGCAGCAGTAACGTCAATCTGCGTCCTCGTACAGCTGCCCCGCGTCGACCGCGACCTGCTTCTATTGCCGGTACCGGTGTTTCGGTCACAGAACGACACA ATCTAGTGAGCGAACCGAAATCGACGAAGGATTCGAAACCGCCACTGCCAAAGGTCCATAGCACTCCAAAGAAATCATCTACACCGAAAGCGACGGAGATCAAGAAGCCGACAGAGAAACTGGTGAAGAGCGCGAAGGCTTCACCGCGAATAACCCCGAAAGTGACACCGCTGCAAAGCCCTGGAGCCGAGAATGCTCCGCTGATTCGTGGTAGTACCGGAGAGATAATAAAAAGCGAAGTGAAAGAGGATACAAAATTAGACGATAAATACGAAGAGAAGAAAGACCAAGGCACTGAGAAAACACAA CAGGAAATAAGCGCCGCGGAGCAGGGTAACGAAGAAATGAAAAAGTCGGTTGTTATCGAACAATCCAATTCTATATCGAAGCAAACGAAGGACGAAACTAATTTGAATCAAGAGAATCAATCGACTGTGCGGTCTCAAGAAACACCCAAAGCTGCGAAGAAGGAAGCCGAGGCGAAATCCGAGAATAACGTGGAGGAACAGGTCGATATGTCAG CATCGATGATAGCAAAGATCCGGATCACTACGGAAGAGGAAGCCAAGGCAGCTATAGCTGAACGTAGAAGATTAGCTCGAGAACAGGCTGAACGAGAAGCCGAGCTTGAACGCCAACGACAG GAGGAAGAAGCCCGTTTAGAGGCCGAGAGATTGCGCGCCGAGGAAGAAGAACAACGTCGTTTAGAGGAAGAAACGCTTCGTTTGGCTAATGAAGCTCGTGAAGCCGAGGAGCAGAGACTGAGACTGGCGATTGAGGAAGCAAAACGTCGCGAGGAAGAGGAtaggagaagaagagaagaagaggcTCGTCAGAaacaagagaaagaagaggctgAGCGGAAAGCGAGGGAAGAAGCGGAAAG ACAGCGGATCGAAATGGCAGAACGCCTTAAGagggaagaggaagagagactTGCTAGACGTAAACGTGTCGAGGCGATCATGCTTAGAACTCGGGGCAAGAACCAGAATAATACACCTACGAAA GGTGAAGGTGGTgatggcgataagttgaaagaagATAGTCCTAACGATGAAAATAAAACGGCACCAGGTAGCAAAGTCGAAGATGTTATGACAGCCAGTCTGATATCCGAAGCGACTCAACAATTCATTAGCGGAGAGCAACGAGCTCATCATACAGAAAACAATACTACTACGGACATTGTGCATAACGGCACGCATAGTAATGGCATTAATGAAAGTAAAATTGTGTTGGATAATAATCAGGGTAATGTGGAAGGAGAACTGAATGGTCATCATACAAATCACGGAAACGGTATCAACAGTCAATCAATTACACTGGATAATGCCACCGT CAAACAAAACAACGTGACCAACAACCTGTTAGACCTAACGGAATTCGACTCTCTCAGTAATAGCAGTAGTGGTCCAATACTCCAACTGACATCCAATCTGGCCAATGAAGACACCCTCAACTCGAACCTAAATCCAGCAGCTATACCTTTCACTCCAATGGCTAACACATACATGCCTACCGCTGCTAATGCCAATGTAAATCCGTTCCAGGATTCTTTTATGAACAACAAGCCACAAGATAATAGTCAAGTACCAG ATCTTTTATCATAA